CCTCAAGGTGGCCAACGACGCCGACCAGCCGCTCCTGCTGCTGGACGGCGAGGAGCTGATCGGCGCCAAGCAGAACCGCATCCTCAACACGACGGTGCTGGTGGCGGCCCACACGGAGGTCACCATCCCGGTGAGCTGCGTCGAGCAGGGGCGCTGGGGCTACCGCGACCGCCGGTTCCGTCCGGGCGACGCCTCGCTCTATGCCTCGCCCCCGTGCCGGGCCAGGTGGGCGCCATCGTCTATATAGCGGGACGCTGGGCGGGGCTCGACCTGCTGGC
This genomic stretch from Candidatus Methylomirabilota bacterium harbors:
- a CDS encoding DUF6569 family protein — protein: MPTLNEVPQVANLLATILTTAPVTHGAVAVVPLLAPSLDDPDWLTLDESGERSRVTEVSEAGTVAFLKVANDADQPLLLLDGEELIGAKQNRILNTTVLVAAHTEVTIPVSCVEQGRWGYRDRRFRPGDASLYASPPCRARWAPSSI